A part of Actinomycetota bacterium genomic DNA contains:
- a CDS encoding helix-turn-helix domain-containing protein, with amino-acid sequence MDAWDELLELSRLEAGLGAQDATWVTVAEAEERAGVSRSALRAWYRSGELPSQVVDGPHGPQRLVALEAVEARARRSPRIARKQARSVGLEAEVASLRDRVAALEQRLADLESG; translated from the coding sequence ATGGACGCGTGGGACGAACTGCTGGAGCTGTCCCGGCTGGAGGCCGGCCTCGGTGCCCAGGACGCCACCTGGGTCACGGTGGCCGAGGCCGAGGAGCGCGCCGGCGTGTCCCGGTCGGCCCTACGGGCCTGGTACCGCAGCGGCGAGCTGCCGTCCCAGGTCGTCGACGGGCCCCACGGCCCCCAGCGCCTGGTCGCCCTCGAAGCCGTCGAGGCCCGCGCCCGCCGCTCCCCCCGCATTGCCCGCAAGCAGGCCCGCTCCGTCGGCCTGGAGGCCGAGGTGGCCTCCCTGCGCGACCGGGTGGCCGCCCTCGAACAGCGCTTGGCCGACCTCGAAAGCGGCTGA